Proteins encoded together in one Bactrocera neohumeralis isolate Rockhampton chromosome 4, APGP_CSIRO_Bneo_wtdbg2-racon-allhic-juicebox.fasta_v2, whole genome shotgun sequence window:
- the LOC126755042 gene encoding leucine-rich repeat neuronal protein 1, with translation MICRQLSFVILTLALTRCVIAEAIDEIELERFCYPEQHKNTRKSCECSNEDSPPWGIRSINIDCSYKMMKTSDFSEVLPLYVNTLDLSWNKMDEVPTLASDSLRVLNVMHNNITKLTNKKFVKVSNLRELYLGWNSIQSIELSTFDELAHLQVLDLSHNNVHTLGLQLFRSLIILETLDLSWNRLLNQTEGIQDQDFYRTFGVNTKLKTLRMQACSLRDLVLPEKVPLIKLDLRRNLLEKIPTKLPVTLEILDISANLFQNISSVITANLSSTMSELLMEDMPRLQSVEENAFETLIGLKKISFQNSRRLTKFSSNTFGSDVGRFPALRTLIFRGTSIGSFNSTLEPIFKQLTELDFNGVPLICDCELVWIKEIQLETNGRCYHPSQLRGESLTSVDKSEFSCPKWPHWVGGLFIFGLILLCTVGICAVVMCLRPNRGGVILRRHVGSGSPYARVTIEPNRQENYY, from the coding sequence atGATTTGCCGGCAACTCTCTTTTGTTATACTTACATTGGCATTGACGCGCTGCGTCATAGCTGAAGCTATCGATGAAATCGAACTAGAACGTTTTTGTTATCCTGAGCAACATAAAAATACCCGTAAATCTTGTGAATGTAGTAATGAAGATTCGCCTCCATGGGGAATACGCTCCATAAACATAGATTGTAGTTACAAGATGATGAAAACAAGCGATTTTTCTGAAGTGCTGCCGCTCTATGTGAATACTTTGGATTTGTCGTGGAACAAAATGGATGAAGTGCCCACATTAGCTAGTGACAGTTTGCGTGTGCTGAATGTTATGCACAACAACATTACCAAATTaaccaacaaaaagtttgtCAAGGTTTCTAATCTCCGTGAACTCTACTTGGGCTGGAACAGCATACAATCAATCGAGTTGAGCACTTTCGACGAGTTAGCACACCTACAAGTACTGGATTTATCACACAATAATGTCCATACGTTGGGCCTACAGTTGTTCCGTTCGTTGATTATACTGGAGACTTTGGATTTGTCATGGAATCGACTATTAAACCAAACTGAGGGAATTCAAGACCAGGACTTTTATCGTACTTTTGGTGTAAATACGAAACTTAAGACCTTGCGCATGCAAGCCTGTAGTTTAAGAGATCTGGTTTTACCCGAAAAGGTGCCACTCATAAAATTAGATTTACGACGCAATTTGCTAGAAAAAATTCCAACGAAGCTTCCTGTTACCTTGGAGATACTTGATATCAGTGCTAATCTATTCCAGAACATTTCGTCAGTGATTACAGCTAATTTGTCATCCACGATGAGTGAGTTATTGATGGAGGATATGCCGCGTCTGCAGTCTGTCGAAGAGAATGCTTTCGAAACACTGATTGGATTGAAAAAGATCAGTTTTCAGAACAGTCGCCGTTTAACAAAGTTCAGTAGCAACACATTTGGTTCTGATGTTGGTCGCTTTCCAGCGTTACGAACACTGATTTTTCGTGGCACTTCAATTGGCTCATTTAATTCTACTTTGGAGCCTATTTTCAAACAACTCACCGAGTTGGATTTCAATGGTGTACCGCTTATCTGCGACTGCGAATTAGTATGGATCAAAGAGATACAATTAGAAACTAATGGTCGTTGCTATCATCCCTCCCAGTTGAGGGGAGAATCCCTAACGAGTGTCGATAAATCAGAATTCAGTTGCCCTAAATGGCCTCACTGGGTCGGCGGGCTCTTCATTTTCGGACTTATATTGCTGTGTACCGTTGGAATTTGTGCAGTAGTTATGTGTCTACGGCCGAATAGGGGTGGGGTTATTCTACGTCGGCATGTGGGGTCAGGCAGCCCATATGCCAGAGTTACCATTGAACCAAACAGACAGGAAAACTATTACTGA